The following are encoded in a window of Dioscorea cayenensis subsp. rotundata cultivar TDr96_F1 chromosome 16, TDr96_F1_v2_PseudoChromosome.rev07_lg8_w22 25.fasta, whole genome shotgun sequence genomic DNA:
- the LOC120278813 gene encoding protein FAM133, with the protein MRAVRGTVTSARRISVTKAAMIMARFADAGAETGARSDVAAYLRCASAGFEELAHVHRELRGERRRSQDEIHGGEEENEKGEKERKRKEKRNPRLEELGGKWKSSDLDGGIGEKSVGFEEKRDLEDNGLVLEVEKEKKRKKKKRKENDLDKTEAGEEEKSESMINEKKKRSKKDRNLDNSENLGEEEEDGMKKENKRRNSVMDETEFEVDGDGKKRKHSKDGVVDERELHKKKKRKTKEQQS; encoded by the coding sequence ATGAGGGCTGTGAGGGGGACAGTGACGTCAGCGCGGCGGATCTCCGTCACCAAGGCGGCGATGATCATGGCCCGCTTCGCCGACGCCGGAGCTGAGACCGGAGCTCGTTCTGATGTCGCTGCGTATCTCCGTTGCGCTTCAGCTGGCTTCGAGGAGCTCGCCCATGTCCATAGAGAGCTCAGAGGCGAGCGCAGGAGATCTCAGGATGAGATTCATGGCggagaagaggagaatgagAAAGgggagaaggagaggaagaggaaggagaagagaaaCCCTAGGTTGGAGGAGTTGGGTGGGAAGTGGAAAAGTAGTGACCTTGATGGGGGAATTGGGGAGAAAAGTGTGGGTTTTGAGGAGAAGAGGGATTTAGAGGATAATGGGCTTGTTTTGGaagtggagaaggagaagaaaaggaagaagaagaaaaggaaagagaatGATTTGGATAAGACTGAGGCTGGAGAAGAGGAAAAAAGTGAGAGTATGAttaatgaaaagaagaagaggagcaAGAAAGATAGGAATTTGGATAACAGTGAAAATTtgggagaagaggaagaggatgggatgaagaaggaaaataaGAGGAGGAACTCTGTAATGGATGAAACTGAGTTTGAGGTGGATGGAGATGGGAAGAAGAGGAAGCACTCTAAAGATGGAGTTGTAGATGAAAGGGAGTtgcacaagaagaagaagaggaaaaccaAAGAGCAACAAAGTTAA